The window tatgaGCAGATGTGTTATGATGCAACTCGAGATTAAGTCTGCGCGggtttttatttgttcttcCACAATGATATAgtttaaaaccattttaaatACTCGTTCGTCGCGTCTCGCTGAAAACGGCGCAATTGCTTATTTACAGTAAAACGTCTATTTAAAACACCACGCCGATCACGCTTCTCACTCAAAATCACACCATAgcaaaaactaaactaaatgCGCTCGTTCTCAAATTCCAACCTGctgaattgtttattgttcGATTCATGAGGCGGCGTCTCCATGACGATTGTTGTTCGAGTTCTACCATGGTTGCCTCCATCGGGTCTTGGATGATGCGGCCGGTGGCGCCACTGAAGTCCATGGCGACGAAGTTGGAGTCGTATTTCTGAACGAACAAACAGCACAGATACAGAGATGTGCTACTATGGGTGTGTTCCTAAGTTTTAAACTGAAGGAGCGATGAATTAGATTCTTTGTCTTAAATTTATATGAGACATACGTTGATTGCTCGATCGCTCGACGAACGAATGAGGTTGGTCGGGCCGTATCTCCGGGCACTGAGATAGGATTCGTGGAAACGACTTCCATTCTAAGCAATAAATATAATGTGTAAAGtctgttttgaaatataaacacAACTATCGACAAACACCGTGGCACGTATGGCTCTTAGAGAGAAAATAGTCAGCCCAAGGATTAATCTATGTTTTTGAGCAGTCTCAGCGAAATAAGGTTAAACGAATAAAATCACTGCTATATTTTCTAGTTAATTCATATAAGTCGTTCAGAGCCTAAACTCAATACCTCTTCACTACAGAATTAACATTACATATTAAGACCGAAATGTTTACAGACGAAAGCTAAACAATGACCAACCATTGTAAGTCGAAGAGCACTGATCCAAGCCGACCTCACGTGATTATTTTCCGCGCAAAACCACCTGATGATTGAACCTGTTCGAAACGACCGTGGCTATGACGAAATATTGCCGATTAGATAAACGATATAGATAATATCAACTTTTAACatacaaacaacaataaaaataacttacacGATATATCTCCAAATTAGATGATCACGTACAATAGGGAGGTAGAATACATACACTTATTGAAATAGAATTTAAAGGTTACAATTACCTTCAAGCAGAATGAAAAGGCGGTTGGCGAGTTGTTGGCGACTTTCTTGTTGTTCACCGGGAACCAGACACGAGCAGAATGAACTTCGGCGATGCAGACTAAATTCATGGGTTCCTGCAACatttaaagaaattgaaaTCACGTTACGGCAGAGTCCTAACTTTAATAATTAGTAATaaggctgtcactattttaTGAGAAAACGTTTCGTACGTTCGAAGctttttttaagtttcttaATAACCAAGCTTAAATGCTACAACACTAACCGAAACATAACAACCTAAATCTTCCTTCTAATCTCAGTCTATCTTAAAATAGaccatatatattatatatagcTAAAAcctaatttttgcatttcgaTTCTCCTAAGCTGCCTTTGACAAGGGttagtataaccgttaaccaacTTACGAAAAATGGCCACTCTGTAATAAtaacttaaattaattaatcattgATTGTCTGTAACGCTTGAATTTTTTAGGTAAAAATATTCGTACTCGTTAATTTCgatacaaaaaacatttattttcacACCTTGCTTGTGTTCTTGTTACTGAAGTAGAGGCCGGAATTTCGTAATATGCAATAAAGCTTTTTCCACGACCTTCGACCGACTTCGCGCACATGCAACCAGCCGCACATTTCCGGAGCAGTCTTGGTTAAAATGTGCTGCATCTGCATTCTTCTCACGCTATCAACGCCGGCGATCGCTGACGAGGAATTTCCCGGGTAAGTGAGCATATCCGGCGGAAGACAAAGCTGAAAAACAATCTGCTTTGTAAAGAAATTTCGTATGGAGGCAAAAAACAATTCCAAAAGGTTCCATGACAATATGAAATGTCTTTATTTCACAGTCAGGGAAGATCTCAGTTGGAATCAGTGCATTTTAATGGATTTAAAGTACGTAGTTGAACCTCTGTTCGAGATACGATTCAGTGACTGCTGGTACCCTTTTTTGATTTAGTGTCGCACAATTGAACTCAAATATAAACATCCTGCGTTTAAGGGAAGGTGATGACGACATTATCCATCACATAGCTTTTAAGAGCTCGTAAATTATGCACAAATGCAATTTAAGTGTTTACTTGCGTTCTAGGACCTGATACACGTCTACAtttcgcaaaatatttcacaCATGCTGTCGAGTCAAGCATGTCGTCAATAAAATATCGTTTCCCTTTGTTTTTTGACCGGTCTGGCGtcagcaaatatcaattaacACCGCGGAGTTAACTGAAATTTCCGGAGTCGAGTTGACAGAAAAAACGGGTCATTTTTGATTGGCAGTGACTAGTTCAATCACTAGGACAATGACATCAGTTTCAAGTGGATGTTCGCAAATAAGGCGCCAGCCTTGTTTTACCCAATGAACAACAACATTGTTGCGAGCGTTTGCTTTCTCATGCACAAACTCATACCTCTGGATTTTGAAGAATGGTGTACTTCGCTGAAGTTTTGTTCAGGCAAAATCTTACGATGTTTTCCGTCTCGGAACTGGATATGAGGTCATCCATTATCTCACAGTCTTCGACGTATCTCTCTGTAAAACAAATAAGGCAGTGACGTCAGTAATGTTAGCCTAACACGTGTTCCCAGTGGCATGTACGCCTCTTCAAAGTAGTAACCCACACATACAGATGAAGCagaatgcatttaaaaattcttGAAACTCTGACAGATGTATGTTTAAACCATCAACTAAATGTCCAAGTCTTGCGCAAAGTTGACCACGACCAGTTTTTGATATTAATTGCTACATGAAATCTGACGCAGTAAAAAGAACAGATTGTGACTAATGATATGACCTCAGCTGTTATCAAAGAATTTTAGGAGTTGCGCAACAAACCTTATAACAAGAAATTCGACAAACTTGGTAAACAAGTGATAGTTAGAAATTGGACAATTGGATAAGCAAAACTGTGTCACGCAGCAGTAAAAAAGTACATATACATGAAAGTCGTTGTACAAAGtacgtaaagcaccacgtggTAGGTCAATCGGTTCTGCATAACAGgaaattgcaaatattttcaaactgtGGACCAAGCATAAAGTTATTAAACTGGGTGAATATTCCAAAGCGTTAAGGTTTTATGTTATAATTAAGCGCCCACCTATCATAGTTTCTGAGTTTTGCTCGATGATAGACCACTGTGTAAGATCTGGATTTCTTTGAAGCTTCGTGAGCAGTTTGTGAAGTAGGAGCGCGCACGTTGATGAATGCGGAAGCTCGATCTCCTTCCAGCGAGCGAGGTCGGTAACCCAAATATTCCAATTTATCTGAAAAGGTGCGTTTTGATTTATAGTGGAAGTTGCGCTCGTGTGCAAAGCACACATGGATCGTTATGCTAAAGACAAGTGAATGGAACTTCCTAAATTAACGTCGACGGCGGTTAGCTTTCAAAAGCGGCGCAATTAAAACACTTACTTTGATCTACGACTATATGCGCTTACGTAATTCCTGGTAAAAGAATACGTCGGCGCGATTTGCATTTCAAACGATAAAAACAAGGGAATTATTAATAGGTATTGATCTATACATTATTCAGTTATGATTCACATCTTTTAatgaaacaatattttgctcacTTGTTTTGATCCGTTTCTCTGTATTTTGCACGAGTTCATTCTCTCCATTTTCTGATGCAAAAGGGAGCTAGATTGGGACGAAGACGGGGTGGATGGCATCGAGTGCGCATGCGCAGATGAATGAGACGAGCACGCGAGATCAGAATGGGAACCGAACAACTTCCTGAACGAATTTAGATCGCTATTTTCGACGTAGACCACTCACAGAAAGTTTAGGTAAAACAGTAAACCTTGGGCTACAATCGCTACATATAAGCATTTATTTATAGTTCCTCGGGAAGTTTACTGAGCTAGATATGCAAATGACTGTACCGTAATTAATTTATGTGGCCAACATACATATGCGATAAAAGTGACATAAACGTGACACAAATTCGGTACCTCTTCGCCAGAATAGCCACAGGTAAGGatttaagaaaatgtttgtcgaaaaaacttgttttgttcGTTGTATGGCTCCCTTCTTCGCTTGTTATTGACTCGTTACTTTCATGCAGGGCATCTGAGTACCATGGACAAGCACTATTAGCAATTACAGTATAAGCCTATCACTGGAATGTTTTATTCGACATAATTATCACAGATTACTGTTAGTAAATTAAAGCGTAAGAGTTTAACTTATGATTCACATAAtctgttattttgttgtttacgATTTTAACCGAACCTGCGTAAGTCTCTGTAACTAGCAAAACAACAAGTTGACCACCTCGTCAAACTGTATGGCAGCTATGATTTTACATCGAAAAAACTGTCAAATGTCCACTCCTAGATCGTTCTACTTGTTCATGAACTTATCACAAAATCACTTTAACCACATAAATCAAACTTCAGCACTGACAAAGCAAGCATTTAATTTACGGTATTACTCGGTCGTTTATATGCTTAATTGGTTACGTAATTTTAACCACATGAACGCAATTGCGTTTACTAAAATTGTCTTTGAAACATAAGTTTCAAGAGGGTCCAACTAATTCCAGACTAATCAGTAACCATACCTTGACAAGCAACAAACCAAATTACCGCGCTCTATTACAACAAGCCCAAACTACACACCGGGCATTACAAACGTCTACAATAACCGGTAATGATTCTTgctaatacaaaaaaatcCCGGATGCCATCTTTACGTATTGCCCAGTCAATCATCGGGTTATTAGACGGAAGTATGAATATAGCTTACGTAGTGTAGTTGAAAGATAATACATCAGTGTACAAAAGCGTTTGCAAATATCAAAAGTGTGCGATTAATTATAATGACTAACTTTTTCGATGTGTACTAGATTCTCATGAAACCAGTGTTGTTTTGAGTGACTAATTAAGTTATTTCGTTTGTTCCATCATGTTTCACAGAATATATAACAATACTTCGACTAGCCTGCTAGTCTAACGCAACTTTTACCAAAAGATTCGCTATAAACAACTCGAAACACATATTTTCCGACAAGTTAGGTCTGTTGAAACCTATAACTGTACACAGTAATTAATCCGGTACTAAACCAAGGGTAAGTTACACTGCAACACACTTTCAAGCATCTTTGTCTTTCTGTGAGGCATCAACCACTCTGCGAATCATTGTAATTTCCTAAGCTGCATTTGTGAATTACACGCTTGTCTCTAACAGTCTAATCTATATCAAGCGCAACGCTAATTAATAAAAGCTAACTTTTGTTTACGATGAAGTGAAAAAAAAGAGCTGACTCCAGTCATGTAGAGCGAAATAAACCGATATATCGTAGAGAGATCAAAAACTCAACCTATTTACAAGTGATATAGACCAGATGCCACATGGAAGCAAAGGCGTGAGATCATAGAAGAAACTCCCTCTCCAGTGAATGAGTCATAAAAACACAGGGTtaaaaatgagcaaaaaaACAGTCTTAACACAACCGCCAGTAGCGACTTGTGTAGTTAGAGAAAAAAGTTTCGATTTGGCACTTGGAGTGGTAAACGAAGAAATAAAACTCCACCTATAATTGGTTTCCTAATGCAAATTGAGAAACATCTAAACAGTAATTTCCTAACCTTTTGTTTAGTTCCACCATACGCGCTTGTCCTAATTACAATGAATCACTCAAACTCAGACCGACTTAATTTTTCCTATCGCAAGTACATAGAGATTACGCAAGACCAATTAATTCCTTTTTCTTGCAGGCAGATTGCGTGAATTCTAATTAGTACCCTTAAACTGTTTCTTTTCATTTAAGACTTTATTTAAACTGTTACAGATTATTATCAATAATTACCACGTGAAAAAATATATTGGATTAGAGATTTTTTGAACTATCACAACGAGCGTATACAGGTTTGATTAAAGTAGAAAAACAGCACAAATTTGGATCATAGTGCACCTGTATTCGATCACAAAATATACAGTTTATATGACTAATATGCCGCATGCTGCCCAGAAAACCGTTAATCAGAATCATAAATACTATTTTACCCACCTCCATCTCCTGAAGAACTACTGAGGTCGGTGACGTCAGTTTGTGATGTGTCATCATTTCCTATATCTATTTGCTGTATCAGCGATTCCAAGTCCACGTCGTCCtctgcaaaatgaaaaaattaaagaaaattatttgacAACATTGTCGAATTACATCTAACGTTTGGTGAAAAACGaaattttggtttattaaTTGATATCATCAATTatataattacttgagtgaTCAGCTGACAAATTAAATTGATTAAAGGGAAGATCTGTAAACGAAAATAGCCTAGGTCAATGCCTAACTTAGTTTTCCAGCTTAACGTTAACCACACTTGGATGATgataaaatcacaaaaataaaaagtacatGGGCATTAGTTTAAAAGCCGTAAAACACATCATTTGGGCAATCGTGTATGTATGTTGCAGTACTGCAACTATGGGCGGAATGTTAATCTCATATAACACGCTTGAATCATCGTCTTGTAGCAGAAATAAGGTAGGCCACATAGAACAGCGGGATATCGTGTTTCATCTTATAGGCAGAGAAAGGTAGACAGCATCGGATGAGAGAAGCCGATGAAAAAATACTATCAGCTACATGCTACATAAATATGATCCCATGGGGTATACAAAATGTAACTTTGTCTCTAATAGTGGTGAGAAACTGCCATTGGTAATTTAACCAAGGGCATTGTATACAAGCAAAATGCGTCATAAAATACGTCAATGGATAATTAAAAACTCACCTTTGTTTTCAAGTAACTTCTGAGACTGCACACAGGTTGACATCTTTTATCGCTTTTGAATCATAATATAAACAAAGATTTAACTACACCTGTACCTAATcctgcaaaaataaagtttgaaaGAAAACGCAGTTGTTGTGTAAAAAGTTGCGCTATACACAAAATCATTCAATcatactgtacagtactgtactctATTTTACAACTGAGAATAGTTCACACCCTGAGGCTCAATCTTTGTCTTTGCACTTGCTCAGTGATGCATTAGATAATGCATTTTACCAACATTTCACCTTTCAAACTTGTTTTATCTGACCTTGGAGTTTAAGGCATTGagaaaattgcaaataaacaattaatttacTACAGCTTGTTGTTCAATAAATTAAGTCAATTCTTTAATTATAGTCTCAGCTACACTTAACCACAAAACcataataatgaaaatatgaaGAAAGCGATTGTTTACCCTcacttataaatttaactaaatGTAACTTATGCAACAGCTGCACACAGTAAATCTGAC of the Clavelina lepadiformis chromosome 7, kaClaLepa1.1, whole genome shotgun sequence genome contains:
- the LOC143465124 gene encoding growth factor receptor-bound protein 14-like; this encodes MSTCVQSQKLLENKEDDVDLESLIQQIDIGNDDTSQTDVTDLSSSSGDGDALHESNESITSEEGSHTTNKTSFFDKHFLKSLPVAILAKRKLFGSHSDLACSSHSSAHAHSMPSTPSSSQSSSLLHQKMERMNSCKIQRNGSKQINWNIWVTDLARWKEIELPHSSTCALLLHKLLTKLQRNPDLTQWSIIEQNSETMIERYVEDCEIMDDLISSSETENIVRFCLNKTSAKYTILQNPELCLPPDMLTYPGNSSSAIAGVDSVRRMQMQHILTKTAPEMCGWLHVREVGRRSWKKLYCILRNSGLYFSNKNTSKEPMNLVCIAEVHSARVWFPVNNKKVANNSPTAFSFCLKPRSFRTGSIIRWFCAENNHVRSAWISALRLTMNGSRFHESYLSARRYGPTNLIRSSSDRAINKYDSNFVAMDFSGATGRIIQDPMEATMVELEQQSSWRRRLMNRTINNSAAMERGLVGNSAPTRDIAWFTRAIHQTQPWFYGKISREAATDEIQRHGSLDGTFLVRDSHTIPGGIVITICHNQKSRHIPVTQLEKDGKCFYTSDNGETRFLDLIQFIDFHRLNKGSLPCVLVHECHRSYH